The following nucleotide sequence is from Synechococcus sp. CBW1004.
CGCACTTCTTCCATACCCACGAGGCGGCCCTGCGGGCGGCGATCGAGCTGCACCGACTCGGCTCCGGCAGCTTCGATGTGGTGAAGGTCGACTGAAGCGACAGGCCTGGGGACGGCTCGGCTTCAAAGCGTGGCGAGGGCGCTGCCGCGCCAGCCGGACTCGATAGCGTTCTCGCAGACGGTTTCGACACCATGAAACGCCACCACCAGCGCACGCTGGAGGCCCTGTTCGCCCATCCGCTCCAGCATTCGATCCGGGTCTCCAAGGTGGAGGCGCTGCTGCGCGTGCTGGGTGCCGAGGTGGAGGAACGGGCCGACCATCGCCTGCACATCCGCATGCCCGCCGGCCAGGAGACCTGGCTGCACAGCGGCGGCGGCCCTCACCATCCCGACCTCGACGGCGAGGCCGTGGTGCGGCTGCGCCAGTTCCTGCGCGACGCGGGCGTCACCCCCGACCACCCGGTCGCCGATGGCCCATCGCCCCGTGGCGACCAGAGCCACCGCCTGGTGCTGCTGCTCAACCACCGCCACACCGACGTCTATCGCCTTGAAGGCGACGAGGTGGAGCATGCGGTGCTGCATCCGCATGGCATCTGGGGCAGCGATCAGAACCTCACCCATCGCCACGACCGCGATCAGGCCGGCCAGAAAGCGCCGCTCGACAACGACTACCTGGCGCGCATCACCGCCGCCATGGCCGACGCCGACGCGGTGCTGCTGCTGGGCCACGGCACCGGATCGAGCGACCTGCGCCAGGTGCTGCTGCGCTACCTGGAGACCCACCGCCGCGATCTGCTGGCCCACATCTCCGGGATCGAAACCGTTGACGACTCGGCCCTGAGCGAGGCCGGCCTGCTGGCGGTGGCCCGCGCCCACTTCGGCAACCTGCCGCACCGCCACCCGGTGGTGACACCCGGCCTGGAGCAGCAGCCCGGCTGAGCGCCGCGGCCGGCGGGGGCGCTCCGGCTCAGGGCGACGGCGACGCGTGCGGGTACACCTGCAGCCAGTCCCGCGCCATGTCCACCACGATCCAGCCCCGCTCGCGGGCCCGATCGAGCGCCTTGGCGAGCCGGCCAACCCGGCTGTCGCGGTCATAGGCCCATTCCCGGCGGGCGTCGTTGTGGTGCACCAGAAGAGCCAGGCGCGGGCCGGTCCCGGCGGTGGCCCACTCGAGCATCTGCAGGTCGCCGTCGGAGTTGCCGAAGGCCGCCACGGGCCGGCGGCCGAGCACCTGCTGAATCGCAATCGGCTTGTTGGGCCCATCTGTCACCGCCTCGATCGCAGGCAGGCGCAGGAGGCGCGGTGCCTGGCCAGGTGCATGGGTCCAGGCGAGCGCCAGCCTCGTGCCGATCACCTGCTCGGGCGGGATGCCGTACACCACCTCGCTCCAAGGCCGCATGAACTCCGTGTCGCCACCGGAGACGATCACCGTGCGGAAACCGGCTGAGCGCAGCAGGGCCAGCAGCTCCAGCATCGGCTGGAACACCATCGCCGTGTACGGCAACCCTGTGCGCGGATGGCGGGCCGTGGCCAGCCAGCGGCGCACCTCGGCGGCGTAGGCGTCGGTGTCCATGCCGGCGGAGCAGACCGGCAGCAGCGTCGCCAGCGCCGTCGCCCCCTGGGCCAGCAGGGCATCCACATCACCGCGCAACGCCGAGGCGTAGGGCTCCTGCCGGCGCCACTCTGCAGGCACAGGCGCCATGGCCTGGATCCTGTCCACGCAGAACTGGAAGGGGAAATACAGGGGCTGCTCACTCCAGAGGGTGCCGTCGTTGTCGAACACGGCCAGGCGCTCCTGCGGTGGGATCGCCCCGGGGCCCGTCGGCAGGGTCGCCCGCCGCACGAAGCGCAGCAGGGCGGTCTTGGTGCGACCCCCGCGCCAGGAGGGAAGGGGATCGGCAGCCGCAGCAACAGGGGGAGCCGTCGGCGCGGCGGAGGGAGAGGGCGCTGCGACCTGAGCCACCGAGGCAGGCGAGGGAGCGGCGGCGGCGATCAGGCTCAGGGCCAGGCCCGCCGCCGTGGCGCGCAGACAACGCATCGGCTCACTCCCGAGGCGAGAGGCGGCCCGACCGTAGGCACGGGACGCTCCAGGAGCCCGTCCCCCTTGCCAGGGCGGAACCGCCCTGCGACGCAGCCACCGGCGTCCTGACCAGGCGAGCGCGGCCCTCAGTCAGGGCCAGCCGGCTGACGGGGCTCATCGGTCGGGCGCACGGATGTCGCCCAGGAGCCGACGCCCCTGCAGCGGCTCCAGCCACAGCAGCACCGCCAGCCAGTGGATCAGCACCGCCCACCACAGCGAGCCGGTGATGCTGTAAGCCAGGGCGCAGACCAGGCCCAGCAGGCTGCACTGGAGCAGGAAGCGCGGATCGTCGAACAGCAGGCGCCCCTGCGGATACCAGAGGCGGCCCGCCAGGGGGTGATACAGCACGAACAGGCCGGTGCTCAGCGCGATCCAGGGCCCCACCTGCAGCGGTGTCAGCCCGGCCAGGGGATGGGGCAGCAGCAGCCCCCGGAACAGCAGCTCCTCGCCGAAGGCGGGCATCAGCGCAGTGGCCACGCCGCGCCGGAGCAAGCGGGGCAGCGGCGGCCAGCTCCAGGTGCGCGGCAGCAGACCATCGCGCCGGCCGAGCCACAGGGCCAGCGGCGCATAGACCGCCAGGAGCAGCAGCGGCCAGGCGATGCCGGCGGCCTGCGGTGGCGGGAACAGGGCGTCGCCGAGGCGGGCCACCAGGGTGCCGGCCACCGGCAGCTGGCCCAGAAGGATGGTGGGTGCGACGGGCTCCAGGCGGGGATCAGCGCCGGGGATCTGGTTGGTGCGCAGCAGTTGCAGGGGCAGGCCGGCCCGGAGCAGTTCGGCCGCGAGGCTGTCGTGGGCGCCGCGAGGCAGCAGCGACCGCCAGCTGAGCAGCACATCCAGAGGCTTCTGACTGGCCTGGAACGTCCCGCGCTCGCCCGCCAGCACCAGGCGGCTGTTGTGCACCCAGTCGGCGCGCACCCGGCCGAAGGGGGTGAGCAGATGGTCGAGAGCCTGGCCCAGCCGTCGCAGACGCTCGCGCTCGGCCGCGCTGGCCGGCACGACGGCTTGCCGGGCAGGCGGATCCACGAGCGAGACCTCCGCCTGCCCAGGGCCCTGCTGCTGCAGCTGCTGCAGGGCGATCCACAGGGCCTGGGCGGAATCCTGCACGCAGGAGGTGGCGGCGGTCACCAGCGCCACCCCCCGGCCATCGCCGCTGCGGTAGCGCGCCGCCAGCAGCTCCGCCTGCAGGGCGATGGCATCGAGCACCTGCGGGCCGAGCGGGATCAGCGCATCGGAGAAGGGGCGCGTGCCGAGCCAGCCGCGCTGCAGATTGCCGCCGTAGGCACTCCAGTCCTGGCTGCCGGCGACGATGCCGTTGGGATTGTTGGCATAGATCTGGTGGTACCGGATCTGCAGGCGCGGCTGGCCGCTGAACGGATCCTCCACCACGCGGGCCTCGCCGAAGGCGAAGTGGCCGGTGACGGTCCAGCCCGAGACCGGTTCGCCATCAGCGCCGCCGATGCCGCCGAACAGATGCATCAGCAGGGCCCGATCGCCCGGCTGCCATTGCAGCGGGGCCGCCCCGTCAGGCAGCAGGGCGGTGCTGGCGAGGGTGCCGCGGATCAGCTGCGGCGGACTCCAGCTGCTGCGCAACAGCCCAGAGAGGCTGGCCTCGGTGCCGCGGATCTGCTGCCGGGGCCGGGGCGTGAGCAGGGCGCGCGGCTCGAGCGCCTGAGCGGTGAACACACCGTCAGCGGCGGGGGCTCCCTGGATCCACCAGCCCTCGCGATTCGCCTCCGATCGCTCCAGGCCGCTGGGATCGAACATCCTCCGGCCGAAGCGGTCGGGTGGCAGCAGCGGCACGCGGATCGTCTCGCGCGGACCATCGAAACGACCGCTCCGGCGGTCGTAGTGACGCACCCACCACAGACCATCCGTCTGGCTGTCGTTCGCACGGCCCTCGAAGCGCACCAGAGCCTGCCAGCGGCCGCTGATCTGCACCGGAGGCCGGGCGATGCGCACCTGGTCGCCACGGCGCTGCACACCCTCCAGAAGCACCGTGAGGTCATCGGCGGGCCTGGCCCCCGCCAGCGACTGCAGCGGCCCTACCTGCCCGCGGCCGTCGAGGCGGCTGGGCACCACATCGCCGCGAGCGGCCAAGCGGCGGGCGGCCTCTCCGAAACGGATGTCGGTGGTGACGGCCCGCACCAGGCGTTGCAGCGCCGGATCCTCGGCCCAGAGCAGGCGCAGGCGCCGGCCGACCCAGTCCTGGGCATCGGCCGGGGCCTGCTCCAGCTCGATCCACACCCAGTCCTCGCGCGGGGCCACAGGGCCGGCCAGCTCCTCCGGGGTCGGGAGAATCAGCCGGCCGAGCCACTCGGCACTGGGGCGGTAAAGATCAGCGCGGGGCCTCAGGCTGAGCGGATAGCTCTCTGGCCGACTCCAGGGGGACTGCAGCGCCAGGGCCTCGCTGCTCACGGGCAGCGGCTGGGTGGGGGTGCCCACGGACGGAGGCGAGGCGGCCGATGGCAGCCAGGCCAGCCCGCTCAGCAGCAGACCGCAGGCCAGGACGAGCGCCAGAACGACTCGCTGGACGCAGGTCAACCGGAGCCGCAGACCTGGCAGCGAAGCCCTGAATCGGCCCGAAGCCACCGGCGACCCGAAGCGATGGTGGCGGACCTGGCGCACAGCTTGATTCGACCGGGCTGACGCTAGCCGCGATGGCGACCGGCTCAGGCATCGCGCTGCTCGACGCTGGCGCGGATCCTGGCGACGAGCGACCTCCAGGAGGTCAACACCTGCGGGGCAGGCAGACGCGCAGGTGATCCAGGGAACGACGGAATCTGCGCGCAGGACTGGGTGGAGGGATATCTGGAGCGGGCGGAGATCCCATGAACTGCCGGCCGCTTTTCAGGTGAGGAGGCTGGCCAGCGAAGGCAGTCCACCCTGCTCACCCTCGTCTGGACTGCGGAGCGACATGAACCATCAAGAGTGCGAACGGCCGGCCCCGGGCACTTGATCGCATGCAGAGGCTTCCGTTAACAGACAGGGTCAGAATCAGATGTAAACTGAAGCGCGTCATATTGATGGACCGGCCTGATGCGAGTTGCCAGGCTACGCCTATTGTCATCGTGGTTACCACAGCAATGGTCACGACGACAGGCACGGTATCGGTCGCGAGTCCGCAGCCCATCGGGACAGCAACGGCCGTCGAGACGTCGCTGGCGGCTCCAGGCCTGCATGACGCTGCTGCTTCTGATGGTGGGCCTGGGATGCATCCACCGTGGCAGCTGGTCAACGGCCGATGCTCAGTCCGCGGAGACACAGACAGTGGCCGCACCGATCTTGCGGATGGATCGCGAGGATCCATCCACTCTTCCGAGTGAGATTGGCAGTGTCGACAGCAGGCCGACAACACCTGCAAGCCCGGGAGTCCTCCAGATCGGAGCCTACGTCACCAATATCAGCGATATCGATCTACTGGAAGATCGCTTTTCCATCGAGATGCTGATCTGGAGCCTATGGAACGGCGACCAGGCCAGCGATCCCAGCGATTCACTGATCGTTCTGAACGGCATCTATGACAATGATATCCAGCGCTTTGACAACGTACGCAGCGCCAGCCAGGGAGACAGCACCTGGGCCCTGCATCGGGTGCGCTCAGGTGTGGTCAATCGCTGGAAGCTGAAGAGCTATCCCTTTGACGACCAATTGCTGCACGTGGAGATCGGGCTCGCCGACCCCCTGGCCGATGTGCAACTGGAGGCAGCGGAGTCCGATCCCATAGCCGTCAGTCCTGGTCTCCATCTTCCCGGCTGGCTACTGAAGGAAAGCAGCGCTTATCCGACCTCCCTCAGCCTGATGAGCGACCTGGGAACGAAGACAAAATCGGGGCAGGCGATTCACCGGCAGTCGACCATCTCCTTTGACATGACAATTCAGCGCCGCAGCCTGCTCTACCTTGCACCTGACTTCCTTGGTTATATCCTGGCCATTGGCCTCTGCTGCCTGAGCCTGGTGATCAGTCGCAGCCGCGACGACCTGATTCTTGCTGCCGTGGTTTCAGCCGCCGGCAATTATGTGTTCATCGCAGGCAAACTCCCCGTCTCCGCCATGGCCGGATTCATCGGCAACCTGCAGATCATCATCTTCTTCGGGATCCTCTATGTCATCGCCATTGACGAGCTGCTGAATGAACACCTCATTCGCTGGACCAGTCGCACCGCCACCCTTCTGCGCATCAGCCTGCTACCCAGTTATCTGGGGCTGACACTGCTGGGGGTGGCCTTGATCATCCCGCCGGCACGCTCCTGAGCCGCATCAGCATGACCGAGCCGCACAGCGGAACCTCCTCCGGCAGCGCGGAGAAGTCCACCCCAGACGTGACGCAGACCTCCCAGGCTGCATCGGCGCCAGCAGCAACCGACAGCGGCTGGCTGCACGGTCGACGCACCCTGCTCTCGACCATCACCACACTGGTGGTCGTGGTGATCGGCTACGGATTGATCGCCCTGCGCCTCCAGAGCCGCGAGACGATCAGCGAACAGCATGTGCTTCGGGCCACGGAGGTGAGAAACCTGCCGGCCGGCACCCTGCCGGTGGTGCTCGCCCGGGATGACGGAGTCGCGGCCAGTGGCTTCAATTATCAGCTGCTGCAGTTGGTGCTGCAGCAGAGCGGAGTTCCCCATGCGATCGGGCTGACAGCTTCCGTGCATCCTCAGGATGAGGTGGTGGAGGCATTGGCCTCCGGCAGCATCGGTGGCAGCCGAAATCCTGAGGCGATCACGGTGGCCATGCTGGGCGCCGGCAGATCGCTGAGCCGGCGGTTGCAGCCTGTGCCGATACCCGTCAGCGGCGGACTCCTGGGCCTGCGGGTGGGTTGGATCCATCGCGATCGGACGCCGTTGACAGCCTCGATCCGAACGCCGCAGCAGCTTCAGGAGCTGGTGCTGCTCCAAGGCGTGGGCTGGAAGGATGTGAAGGTGCTCGACCAGGCAGGTATGCGGACCTACACCACCCGGCCGCGGGAGCTGCTGCGGTTGGTGCATTACAACCGCGTTGATCTCTATCCTCGCGGCGTGACGGAACTGGAGCGAGAACATCCCGAGGTTCTGCGCGACGCCCCCAACGTCGTTGTCGATCCACACGTGATGATTGTCTATCCTTTTGCGGGATTCTTTCATGTCAGCCGCAACAATCCTGACCTTGCGCAGGCGATCAAGACAGGCTTCCGACGGGCGATCGCCAACGGGTCCTATCAACGCTTGCTCGAAAAGCACCTCTTTACCCCCTGGCTGAAACAGCAGCTGGACTTACCGCAGCGCCGTCTGATCTACCTCCCCAACCCAGACGCAGAGGAGCTGTTCAGGGATGTGGATCCAAACCACTGGATCCTGCCCTGGCATCAGCTGGAACGTGGCACGCTCAGCCGGGGCGACCAGCTCTGCAGGCTCCCCCGTTGGCGCCTGTTGTGTGACAGCGGCCGGCGATCCCAGCAGCGGCCCACACCACCGACGAGCGCCCCAAGCTGATCGCGGTGAAGCGCCGACAGGCCCGGCAGAAGGCACACGACCTCCAGGTCGACGCCAATGAACATGGCGTCAATCAGCCCCTGCGTTCGAACCGATGATGACCCTGCCCGGGCTCCGGGATGGGGCCCCTGGCTGCGCCGTTCGCAGCCCTGTGGCGCCATCACACCCGTCCTTCGCACGCATCCCCCTGGACTCTCCCGATCCTGTCCATAGCGTGGTCAGAACTTGGATCTGAGCCGCGTCACCGCGAAGCTGACCCTGCACGCCAAGTCTCCCGACGTCCCCACCGCAGACGCGTCAGCATCGGGGGTGATCGCCAGCGCCAACGCAAGCCACCACTGAGCCCTCCCACCAGCTCCATTCCTCCATGCCCCCCTCCCCGCTGCGCTTCCTCCATACCGCCGACTGGCAGCTGGGCAAGCCCTTCGCCCGCGTCAGCGATCCCGACAAGCGGGCGCTGCTGCGACAGGAGCGACTGGCGGCGATCGGTCGCATCGGGAGCGTGGCTCACCAGCACGGCGCCAGCTTCGTGCTGGTGGCAGGCGACCTCTTCGACACCCACCAGCCCACCCATGCCGACATTTCGGCCGCCTGCAGCGCCATCGGCGCCATCGAGCTGCCGGTGCTGGTGATCCCCGGCAACCATGACCATGGCGGTGCAGGAAGCCTCTGGCACGAGCGCTACTTCCTGCAGGACTGCCGCCAGCTGGCCCCCAACCTGACCGTGCTGCTGGAGCGCCGGCCCTTCGAGCTGCGCCAGCTGGGACTGGCCGCTGGGGTGCTGCTGCCCTGCCCGCTGCTGCGCAAGGCCGAACCGGTGGATCCCACCGCCTGGCTGCGCACTCTGGACTTCTCCGCCTGGGCTGATCAGCCGCGCATCGTGCTCGGCCATGGCTCGATCCAGGGCTTCGGGGCGGAGGAGAACGACACGGACGACGAGAACCCGCCGGTGCCCACCAACCGGATCGACCTGGCGGCGCTGCCGGCCCGGGAGATCGACTACGTCGCTCTGGGCGACTGGCATGGGCTCAAGCAGGTGGGCCCATGCGCCTGGTACAGCGGCTGCCATGAGATGGACCGCTTCCCACGAGCCGCCGACTACCGCTCCGGCCAGGTGCTGGTGGTGGAGGCCCACCGCGGCGCGGCGCCCGACGTCACGGAGGTGCCCACCGGCGGCATCCAGTGGCACCAGTTGCAGCACCGCTTCAACAGCGATGACGACCTGAAGCAGCTGGAGCAGCGACTGCGCGATCGCATCGGCACGCGCAGCAACCAGGACCTGCTGCTGCTGGAGCTTGACGGCAGTCTCAGCCTCGCTGCCGCCGCGCGCCTGCAGGAGCTGCTGCAGCGGCTGGACGCCCGCCTGATCCGCCTCAAGCGCCGCGATCGCACCAGCGTCGCCCCCGATGCCGCAGAGCTGCGCCAGCTCATCGAACGGGCGTGCGATCCACTCGTGGCCCGGGTGGCCCTGCGCCTGCAGCAGCTGGCAGCCCTGGACGACGACCAGGCCGAGCTGGCACGCATGGGCCTGCGTGAGCTGCACCGCGCCTGCGTCAGCCGCTGAGGGCAGCCCCCCCGATGGGCCGCCAGCAGCGAGCCAAGGCAAATCCAATGCTTACCAGGCAGGACGCCGATCAGCCCCTGCGCCCTGATCCTCAAGTCGCGGCCAACACCTCAGCGACCCATCAACACAGAACCGCGCGATTCGCCCACCTGTTCCTCCCCTTCTCGTTCCTCAGCCAGCCATGCGTCTGCTCTCCGCCCGCATCCGCGACTACCGCCTGCATCGCGACCTGACGCTGGACTTCGACCCGCACTTCACCGTGATCGCCGGAGCGAACCAGTCGGGCAAGAGCACCCTCGCGGAGGCCCTGCACCGAGCCCTGTTTCTGCCGGCGAAGACCGGTGGGGAGGTGCACAAGGGCATGCGCAGCGATCCCTTCCGCACCGAGCCGGAGGTGGAGCTGGATTTCGAGGCCGGCGGCGAACGCTGGCAGCTCTCCAAGCGCTTCGCCGCCACGCGCGGCAGCGTCTCGCTGCGCGACAGCGGCGGCCGCAGCCTGCAGGGCGATGAGGCCGAGGAGAAGCTGGCGGCCCTGATCGGTACCGCCGCAGTGGATCGCACGACGGCGGCGGCCAGGCAGCTCAAGGACCGCTGGGGCCATCTCTGGGTATGGCAGGGCTCCGCCAGCGGCAATCCTCTGGCCCTCAGCGCCCAGGCCTACGACCACGACCGGCTGGTGGAACGGCTGCAGGCCGGCTCCGATCTGAGCGTCACCTCCGAGCTGGATCTGGCCGTGCTGGAGGATATCCAGCACCGCTGGAGTGCGATCCACACCGCTGGCGGCGCCAACCGCCAGCCCCAGGTGCGCAAGGGATCCCCCCTGCAGCTGGCCCGGGCCGCCAGCCACCAGGCGCAGAGGGATCTGGAGGCAATCGAGGCGCTGATCGCCCGGCAACGCGAGGACGAGCAGGCGTTTCAGCAGGCCTCCGACATCCTGGCCCAACTCGGCCAGGCGCTGCCGCTGGAGCGCCAGCAGCGCCTGGCCCTGCAGGAACGGCTGGCCCGCAGCGGCGAGCTCGAAGCGCAGCTCACCATCCAGCAGCCGCTGCTGGATGAAGTGATCAAGAACCTGGCGGCCCTGGTGCAGGACCGGGACCAGCTGCGGCAGGAAGGACAGAGGTCCGAGGCGCTGACCGCGGCGCAGGCCCCGGCGCTGGCCAGGCTGCAGGAGCTGCGCGAGCAGCAACCGGCCCTGGAAAGCGGCCTGCAACAGCTGGAGGCCCAGCTCCAGGGCCAGCTGCAGGCCAACACCCAGGCCACCGGCGAAGCACGGGCGATCGAGGCCCGTCTGCAGCGACTGCGGCTGCGCCAGGAGCAGCAGCGGATCCGCGGTCAGCTGGAGCTGCTGGAGCAGCTGCGCGGGCAATTCCGGCAGCGCAGCGCTGAACTGGAGGCGCTGCCGGAGATCGACGCGGCCGGGGTGGAGCACCTGCGCCGGTTGGAGGCCTCGGTGCAGGCCGCCCGGGTGCGCTGCGAATCGCTGTCGGCAGGCATCGAGGTGATCCGCGCCGGCCAGCCGCTGCGGCTCGACGGCGAAGCGCTGGAGATCGGTGGCAGCCGCCTGCTCTCCCAACCGGCGGTGCTGCAGGTGGGCACCGATGTGGAGCTGCGCCTCCTCCCCGGGGGCGGCACCAGCACGGTCGATGCGTCCCAGGCTCTGGAGCGCGCCCGCCAGGCCCTGGCCAGGGATCTGGAGGCCCTGAAGCTGCCCAGCCTGGAAGCGGCCGCCCAGGCGGAACGGCGCCGCAGCGAGGTGCTGGCGGAACGGCAGAGGCTGGTGGAGCAGGCCCGCGCCCAGGGCGACGACGCCCGACTGCGCCAGCGGCTGGCCGCGATCGCTCAGGAGCTGCAGGTGCTGCCACCGCCGCAGGAGGCCGACGACCTCGACGAGACGGAGCTGGCCGACGGTGAGAGGCTGCAGAGCCGCCTCGCGTCACTTGAGGAAGCCCTGCGCGAGGCGCGCGCTCGCCGCGATCAGGCCCAGGCGGCGCAGCAGGCACAGCAGAGTCAACTGCAGAAAGCCAGCCAGGCTCTGGAGGCCCAGCGCAGGGCGGTCCAGGCGCTGGAGCAGGAGCTGCGCGAACAGCAGAACCAGCTGCTGGAGGCCCGCACCCGCTGCGACGCGCTGCTTCAGCGGCATGGCTCCGAGGAGCAGCTGCACCAGGCGATCGCCCTGCTGGAGCAGCGACAGGGGCAGTTACAGACGGCGCTCAGTGCCCTTCGCACGGAACTTGAGGCCCTCGATCCGGCGGGCCTCAGGGCCGAGGATCAGCGCCTGGCCCTGCGGATCACCGAGCTGGAGCAACAGGAGCGGCAGGTCACCGAGGCGCGCATCCGCGCCGAGGAACGCCTGCAGGGCGATGGCCAGACCGATCTGCAGGCGGAGCGGGAGCAGAAGCAGGCCGAGCTCGAATCGCACATGCAGGAGCAGCAGCGGCTGGAGCAGGAGGCCGGCATGCTGACGCTCCTGCGGCGCCTGCTGGAGGAGGAGCAGAACGCCATGAGCAGCCAGTACACGGCACCGATGCTCAGCCGCATCGGCCGCTACCTGGCCCACGTGTTCCCGCAGCCACCGGAGGTGCACCTGGCCTATGACGCCAGGGGTGGCTTCCAGGGCCTGCAGTGGCGCCGTGGCGATGAGGCGGCCTTCCGGTTCGAGGACCTGAGCACCGGAGCGCGCGAGCAGTTCGCGGCGGCGTTGCGGGTCTCGATGGCTGAAGTGCTGGCCGAGGCCTACGACGGCAGCCTGCCGGTGCTGTTCGACGACGCCTTCGCCAACTCCGACCCGGAACGCCAGCGGGGTGTGCATCGCATGCTGCAGCAGGCGGCCGGGCAGGGTCTGCAGGTGATCCTGCTCAGCTGCGATGCCGACCGCTGCCAGGAGATCGACGGGGCCCGCCAGATCCGGCTGGGAGCGTGACCCCCCAGGAGCGGAGGGGCGGCAGGGGGATTCCGCTTCTCCCAACAGCAGAGGGCATCGCAGCGGGGCAGGTCATGGAGACCAGGGGTTGTGCCAGGCGATCCGATCTCCATAGCGTGTGAGCAGTCGCAGCTCCATCGTGCCCGACCCGTCCCGCCCTGCCGGCAGGCGAAGCCTCCCCAGCCGCCACCAGCTGGCCGCCCAGGCCGACCACGCCTGGCAGCTGCTGCGCCGCACTCCGCCGCTGGTGGTCGCGATGGCGGTGCTGAGCGTGGGCCTGATCGGCGCCACCGGGGTGCTGGTCAAGGGTGTCCGCCGCGCCAACGACACGATCACGGTCACCGGTGCCAGCACCGAACGCATCCGCAGCGACCACGTCGACTGGACGGTGGATGTGTTCCAGAGCGGTGGCAGCCAGCAGGCCTCGTACCAGGGCCTGCAGCCATCGGTGCAGCGCACCATGGCCTTCCTCAGGGCCGAGGGCGTCCAGGAGGAAGAACTCACCCTCGGGGCCCTGCGATCCGAACGGGAGGACGTGCGCGATCCCCGCAGCGGCGAGATCCGCTCCACGACCTGGACCACCACACAACCGGTGCTGATCGGCAGCGACGACGTGGAGCGCATCCGGGCGATCAGCGGCCGCATCGGGGAATTGATCGGCCAGGGGGTGCCGCTGAGGAGCCAGCCGCCCGCCTACACCTACACGAAACTCGCCGAGAAGCGGGTGGACATGCTGGCCAAGGCCACCCGCGATGCCCGCAGCCGTGCCCGCGCCATCGCCGCCGAAGCGGGAGCTGGTGTCGGAGCGATCACCAACGCCGATACCGGCATCTTTCAGATCACCGCCCCCAACTCCACCGAGACCAGCGACAGCGGCAGCTACGACACCAGCACGATCGACAAGGACATCACCGCCGTGATGGCGGTCACCTTCCGGGTGGAGTGAACGGGCGCTGGGGCTGACGTCGCCGGCATTCCACCATCCGTCAGCCCCAGCGCCCAGAGCAGGTCGCCACAAAGAGAGCACTGCTGGCTCACCGTGGCCTCAGGGAGATCGCCGGCGTGAATCGAGCCCCCCGACGCGCGGAACGGGGACCAGGTGGTTCAGCCGCAGGGTTGAGCTGATGTCATGCAGTGGGCCGCCAGTTCGGCCAGCCAGCCCCGCAGGCGTTCGATAGACTCGGGCCTCAGACTGTAGTACACCCAACGGCCGCTCTGACGATCCGCCAGCAGCCCCGCCTCCTTGAGCACCTTGAGGTGAAAGGAGAGCTTCGACTGGGCCAGGCCCAGATCCTCCGTGAGGTCGCAGACACAGCGCTCACCGCCGGCGAGAGCCTCGATCACCTGCAGGCGGATCGGCTCGGCCAGGGCCTTGAGCAGTTGACGGGCCTCATCAACCGGAACGGCAGACGACGCCGACGAGGAGGCAAGCGGCACAGGCGCAGCAGGGCGACTCG
It contains:
- a CDS encoding HAD family phosphatase; the protein is MRCLRATAAGLALSLIAAAAPSPASVAQVAAPSPSAAPTAPPVAAAADPLPSWRGGRTKTALLRFVRRATLPTGPGAIPPQERLAVFDNDGTLWSEQPLYFPFQFCVDRIQAMAPVPAEWRRQEPYASALRGDVDALLAQGATALATLLPVCSAGMDTDAYAAEVRRWLATARHPRTGLPYTAMVFQPMLELLALLRSAGFRTVIVSGGDTEFMRPWSEVVYGIPPEQVIGTRLALAWTHAPGQAPRLLRLPAIEAVTDGPNKPIAIQQVLGRRPVAAFGNSDGDLQMLEWATAGTGPRLALLVHHNDARREWAYDRDSRVGRLAKALDRARERGWIVVDMARDWLQVYPHASPSP
- a CDS encoding type II CAAX prenyl endopeptidase Rce1 family protein gives rise to the protein MTCVQRVVLALVLACGLLLSGLAWLPSAASPPSVGTPTQPLPVSSEALALQSPWSRPESYPLSLRPRADLYRPSAEWLGRLILPTPEELAGPVAPREDWVWIELEQAPADAQDWVGRRLRLLWAEDPALQRLVRAVTTDIRFGEAARRLAARGDVVPSRLDGRGQVGPLQSLAGARPADDLTVLLEGVQRRGDQVRIARPPVQISGRWQALVRFEGRANDSQTDGLWWVRHYDRRSGRFDGPRETIRVPLLPPDRFGRRMFDPSGLERSEANREGWWIQGAPAADGVFTAQALEPRALLTPRPRQQIRGTEASLSGLLRSSWSPPQLIRGTLASTALLPDGAAPLQWQPGDRALLMHLFGGIGGADGEPVSGWTVTGHFAFGEARVVEDPFSGQPRLQIRYHQIYANNPNGIVAGSQDWSAYGGNLQRGWLGTRPFSDALIPLGPQVLDAIALQAELLAARYRSGDGRGVALVTAATSCVQDSAQALWIALQQLQQQGPGQAEVSLVDPPARQAVVPASAAERERLRRLGQALDHLLTPFGRVRADWVHNSRLVLAGERGTFQASQKPLDVLLSWRSLLPRGAHDSLAAELLRAGLPLQLLRTNQIPGADPRLEPVAPTILLGQLPVAGTLVARLGDALFPPPQAAGIAWPLLLLAVYAPLALWLGRRDGLLPRTWSWPPLPRLLRRGVATALMPAFGEELLFRGLLLPHPLAGLTPLQVGPWIALSTGLFVLYHPLAGRLWYPQGRLLFDDPRFLLQCSLLGLVCALAYSITGSLWWAVLIHWLAVLLWLEPLQGRRLLGDIRAPDR
- a CDS encoding AAA family ATPase, with product MRLLSARIRDYRLHRDLTLDFDPHFTVIAGANQSGKSTLAEALHRALFLPAKTGGEVHKGMRSDPFRTEPEVELDFEAGGERWQLSKRFAATRGSVSLRDSGGRSLQGDEAEEKLAALIGTAAVDRTTAAARQLKDRWGHLWVWQGSASGNPLALSAQAYDHDRLVERLQAGSDLSVTSELDLAVLEDIQHRWSAIHTAGGANRQPQVRKGSPLQLARAASHQAQRDLEAIEALIARQREDEQAFQQASDILAQLGQALPLERQQRLALQERLARSGELEAQLTIQQPLLDEVIKNLAALVQDRDQLRQEGQRSEALTAAQAPALARLQELREQQPALESGLQQLEAQLQGQLQANTQATGEARAIEARLQRLRLRQEQQRIRGQLELLEQLRGQFRQRSAELEALPEIDAAGVEHLRRLEASVQAARVRCESLSAGIEVIRAGQPLRLDGEALEIGGSRLLSQPAVLQVGTDVELRLLPGGGTSTVDASQALERARQALARDLEALKLPSLEAAAQAERRRSEVLAERQRLVEQARAQGDDARLRQRLAAIAQELQVLPPPQEADDLDETELADGERLQSRLASLEEALREARARRDQAQAAQQAQQSQLQKASQALEAQRRAVQALEQELREQQNQLLEARTRCDALLQRHGSEEQLHQAIALLEQRQGQLQTALSALRTELEALDPAGLRAEDQRLALRITELEQQERQVTEARIRAEERLQGDGQTDLQAEREQKQAELESHMQEQQRLEQEAGMLTLLRRLLEEEQNAMSSQYTAPMLSRIGRYLAHVFPQPPEVHLAYDARGGFQGLQWRRGDEAAFRFEDLSTGAREQFAAALRVSMAEVLAEAYDGSLPVLFDDAFANSDPERQRGVHRMLQQAAGQGLQVILLSCDADRCQEIDGARQIRLGA
- a CDS encoding exonuclease SbcCD subunit D — encoded protein: MPPSPLRFLHTADWQLGKPFARVSDPDKRALLRQERLAAIGRIGSVAHQHGASFVLVAGDLFDTHQPTHADISAACSAIGAIELPVLVIPGNHDHGGAGSLWHERYFLQDCRQLAPNLTVLLERRPFELRQLGLAAGVLLPCPLLRKAEPVDPTAWLRTLDFSAWADQPRIVLGHGSIQGFGAEENDTDDENPPVPTNRIDLAALPAREIDYVALGDWHGLKQVGPCAWYSGCHEMDRFPRAADYRSGQVLVVEAHRGAAPDVTEVPTGGIQWHQLQHRFNSDDDLKQLEQRLRDRIGTRSNQDLLLLELDGSLSLAAAARLQELLQRLDARLIRLKRRDRTSVAPDAAELRQLIERACDPLVARVALRLQQLAALDDDQAELARMGLRELHRACVSR